In Actinomycetota bacterium, a single window of DNA contains:
- a CDS encoding DUF6186 family protein translates to MNPLPADWTLNVAIWAAIWAAIVGWQLVTLRSGRLPRFATVVRLARHRCLTRYGLVLFWGWLGVHLFVRTDY, encoded by the coding sequence ATGAACCCCCTGCCCGCTGACTGGACGCTCAACGTGGCCATCTGGGCCGCCATCTGGGCCGCCATCGTCGGTTGGCAGCTGGTCACCTTGCGGTCGGGACGGCTCCCGCGGTTCGCCACCGTCGTCCGGCTGGCCCGGCACCGCTGCCTGACCCGCTACGGCTTGGTGCTGTTCTGGGGGTGGCTCGGCGTGCACCTCTTCGTCCGGACGGACTACTGA